Proteins from a single region of Rhinolophus sinicus isolate RSC01 linkage group LG13, ASM3656204v1, whole genome shotgun sequence:
- the MGME1 gene encoding mitochondrial genome maintenance exonuclease 1, protein MKAVQTICRQLRNSKVFFVEPTPCVGFSTSYSCGRKKKMNPYEEVDQGKYSDLVQSVLSFRGHAQTPESLFEEDTLLYGPVSKCKPPKQDEEARITENWFPLLNPEKSLKPNTTNDATIPLKIPLQRNKIPSVTRVLQQTMTSEQIFYLERWKQRMILELGEDGFAEYTSNIFLQGKQFHEALESILSPQGNVKEGDENLTSGYIESIQHILKDVSGVRALESAVQHETLKYVGLLDCVAEYQDKLCVIDWKTSEKPKPLIRNTFDNPLQVVAYVGAINNDSNYSFQVQCGLIVVAYKDGSPAHPHFMDTELCSQYWAKWLLRLEEYTKKEKKQNIQKPG, encoded by the exons atgaAGGCGGTTCAGACCATCTGCAGGCAGCTTAGAAATTCAAAGGTGTTTTTTGTAGAACCAACCCCTTGTGTGGGTTTCTCCACTTCTTACTCATGTGGccggaagaaaaaaatgaaccctTATGAAGAAGTGGACCAAGGAAAGTACTCTGATTTAGTACAGTCTGTCTTGTCATTCAGAGGCCATGCTCAGACTCCAGAATCATTGTTTGAGGAAGATACTTTACTCTATGGACCTGTGAGTAAATGTAAACCCCCAAAGCAAGATGAGGAAGCAAGAATTACAGAAAACTGGTTTCCACTTTTAAATCCAGAGAAAAGCTTAAAACCAAATACAACAAATGATGCTACAATTCCTTTGAAAATTCCTTTGCAAAGGAATAAGATACCAAGTGTGACCCGGGTCCTTCAGCAGACCATGACATCAGAACAGATTTTCTATTTGGAGAGGTGGAAACAGCGGATGATTCTGGAACTGGGAGAAGATGGCTTTGCAGAATATACTTCAA ACATATTTTTACAAGGGAAACAGTTCCATGAAGCCTTGGAAAGCATACTTTCACCCCAGGGGAACGTAAAAGAGGGAGATGAAAATCTCACATCTGGCTACATTGAAAGCATCCAGCATATTCTAAAAGATGTCAGTGGAGTTCGAGCTCTTGAAAGCGCTGTTCAACATGAGACCTTAAAGTATGTAGGTCTGCTGGACTGTGTGGCTGAGTATCA GGACAAGCTGTGTGTGATTGATTGGAAGACCTCAGAAAAACCAAAACCTCTCATCAGAAATACATTTGACAATCCACTGCAGGTTGTGGCATACGTGGGTGCCATAAATAATGATTCCAACTACAGCTTTCAG GTTCAGTGTGGCTTAATTGTGGTGGCCTACAAAGATGGATCCCCTGCCCACCCACATTTCATGGACACAGAGCTCTGTTCCCAGTACTGGGCAAAGTGGCTTCTTCGACTAGAAGAATAtaccaagaaggaaaagaaacagaatattcagAAACCAGGTTAG